A single genomic interval of Rhizobium leguminosarum bv. trifolii WSM1325 harbors:
- a CDS encoding cold-shock DNA-binding domain protein (PFAM: Cold-shock protein DNA-binding~SMART: Cold shock protein~KEGG: rec:RHECIAT_CH0003162 cold shock protein) — MAETGTVKFFNTDKGFGFIKPDRGGADIFVHISAVQASGLAGLTENQKVSFDTEPDRRGKGPKAVNLQIAG, encoded by the coding sequence ATGGCAGAGACTGGCACTGTAAAATTCTTCAATACCGACAAAGGCTTCGGCTTCATCAAGCCGGACCGGGGCGGCGCCGATATCTTCGTTCACATTTCTGCCGTTCAGGCCTCCGGCCTGGCCGGTCTGACGGAAAACCAGAAGGTAAGCTTCGACACGGAGCCGGATCGCCGCGGCAAGGGCCCGAAGGCCGTCAATCTGCAGATTGCGGGCTGA
- a CDS encoding aminotransferase class I and II (PFAM: aminotransferase class I and II~KEGG: ret:RHE_CH02998 aspartate aminotransferase) produces MAFLADALSRVKPSATIAVSQKARELKAKGRDVIGLGAGEPDFDTPDNIKTAAIDAINRGETKYTPVSGIPELRKAIAAKFKRENGLDYSWEQTIVGTGGKQILFNAFMATLNPGDEVVIPAPYWVSYPEMVALCGGTPVFVSATQEHNFKLQAADLEKAITPKTKWFIFNSPSNPTGAAYTQAELKALTDVLMKHPQVWVLTDDMYEHLTYGDFKFVTPVEVEPKLYDRTLTMNGVSKAYAMTGWRIGYAAGPIQLIKAMDMIQGQQTSGATSIAQWAAVEALNGTQDFIPANKKIFEGRRDLVVSMLNQAKGIVCPVPEGAFYVYPSCAGLIGKTAPSGKVIETDEDFVSELLETEGVAVVHGSAFGLGPNFRISYATSEEQLEEACRRIQRFCGACK; encoded by the coding sequence ATGGCTTTCCTTGCCGATGCTCTTTCCCGTGTGAAGCCTTCAGCCACCATCGCCGTCTCCCAGAAAGCGCGCGAGCTGAAAGCAAAAGGACGTGACGTCATCGGCCTCGGCGCGGGTGAGCCGGATTTCGATACGCCGGATAATATCAAGACGGCCGCCATCGACGCGATCAACCGCGGCGAAACAAAGTATACCCCGGTTTCCGGCATTCCCGAGCTGCGCAAGGCGATCGCCGCCAAGTTCAAGCGCGAGAACGGCCTTGACTATTCCTGGGAGCAGACGATCGTCGGCACCGGCGGCAAGCAGATCCTTTTCAACGCCTTCATGGCAACGCTGAACCCCGGCGACGAAGTCGTCATCCCGGCGCCTTACTGGGTTTCCTATCCTGAGATGGTGGCGCTGTGCGGCGGCACGCCGGTTTTCGTTTCGGCCACCCAGGAGCATAACTTCAAGCTCCAGGCGGCCGATCTCGAAAAGGCGATCACGCCGAAGACCAAGTGGTTCATCTTCAACTCGCCGTCCAACCCGACGGGGGCGGCCTATACGCAGGCCGAGCTGAAAGCGCTGACGGACGTGCTGATGAAGCATCCGCAGGTCTGGGTGTTAACCGACGACATGTACGAGCACCTGACCTATGGCGACTTCAAGTTCGTCACGCCTGTGGAAGTCGAGCCGAAGCTCTACGACCGCACGCTGACGATGAATGGCGTCTCCAAGGCCTATGCGATGACCGGTTGGCGTATCGGCTATGCGGCCGGCCCGATCCAGCTCATCAAGGCCATGGACATGATCCAGGGGCAGCAGACCTCGGGTGCGACGTCGATCGCCCAGTGGGCGGCTGTCGAAGCGCTGAACGGCACGCAGGACTTCATACCTGCGAACAAGAAGATCTTCGAAGGCCGTCGCGATCTCGTCGTTTCGATGCTGAACCAGGCCAAGGGCATTGTCTGCCCGGTGCCGGAAGGCGCCTTCTATGTCTATCCGTCCTGCGCCGGCCTGATCGGCAAGACGGCTCCGTCGGGCAAGGTCATCGAGACGGACGAGGATTTCGTTTCCGAGCTTCTGGAAACGGAAGGCGTTGCCGTCGTTCACGGTTCGGCCTTCGGTCTCGGCCCGAATTTCCGCATCTCCTACGCGACTTCGGAAGAGCAGCTCGAGGAAGCCTGCCGCCGCATCCAGCGCTTCTGCGGCGCCTGCAAGTAA
- a CDS encoding glucose sorbosone dehydrogenase (PFAM: glucose sorbosone dehydrogenase~KEGG: ret:RHE_CH03002 putative glucose dehydrogenase B protein) produces MKRISAFHFASALVLFGAMSADAADIVNTQDLAVRVDKLADGLQHPWAVEVLPDGAYLVTERPGRMRIVRDGKVSEPIGGVPKVSARGQGGLMDVALAPDFAKSRKLYFTAAIANSQGSGTEAFSAALSTDEKTLDAVRPIFSMRRFTSGNIQYGSRIAIASDGTLFISVGDRGNRDRSQDWQDDAGSIIHINADGSIPADNPFKEGGKALPEIWSKGHRNPQGITFDAKDGKLYTVEHGARGGDEINQPEAGKNYGWPIITYGRDYSGAEIGEGTAKDGLEQPLHYWDPSIAPGALVVYRGAMFPEWDGNFLVAALKFQLLSRMQRDDGGAFVTEERLFEGEYGRIRDVVVAPDGALLMVTDEDNGALLRISRAQARNG; encoded by the coding sequence ATGAAGAGAATATCCGCCTTCCATTTCGCCTCAGCGCTGGTCCTGTTCGGCGCCATGTCCGCGGATGCGGCCGACATCGTCAACACGCAGGATCTCGCGGTCCGTGTCGACAAGCTCGCCGACGGCCTCCAACATCCCTGGGCGGTCGAAGTGTTGCCCGACGGGGCCTATCTCGTCACCGAGCGGCCGGGCCGCATGCGCATCGTCCGCGACGGCAAGGTTTCCGAGCCGATCGGCGGCGTACCCAAGGTCAGCGCTCGTGGTCAGGGCGGCCTGATGGACGTGGCGCTCGCGCCGGACTTTGCGAAATCTCGCAAGCTCTATTTCACCGCCGCCATCGCCAACAGCCAGGGCTCCGGCACCGAAGCCTTCAGCGCCGCGCTTTCCACTGACGAGAAGACACTCGACGCCGTGAGGCCTATCTTCAGCATGCGGCGCTTCACGTCGGGCAATATCCAGTACGGCTCGCGCATCGCGATTGCCTCAGACGGTACGCTGTTCATCAGCGTCGGTGATCGCGGCAACCGCGACCGCTCGCAAGACTGGCAGGACGATGCCGGCTCGATCATCCACATCAACGCCGATGGCAGCATTCCTGCCGACAATCCATTCAAGGAAGGCGGCAAGGCGCTGCCGGAAATCTGGTCGAAAGGTCACCGCAACCCGCAGGGCATCACCTTCGACGCCAAAGATGGCAAGCTCTATACCGTCGAACACGGTGCGCGCGGCGGCGACGAGATCAACCAGCCCGAGGCCGGCAAGAATTACGGCTGGCCGATCATCACCTATGGCCGCGACTATTCGGGTGCCGAGATCGGTGAAGGCACCGCCAAGGACGGGCTGGAACAGCCGCTCCATTACTGGGATCCTTCGATCGCACCAGGCGCCCTCGTCGTCTATCGTGGCGCCATGTTCCCGGAATGGGACGGCAATTTCCTCGTCGCGGCGCTGAAGTTCCAACTGCTCTCGCGCATGCAGCGCGACGACGGCGGCGCCTTCGTCACCGAAGAGCGCCTGTTCGAGGGCGAATACGGCCGCATCCGCGACGTCGTCGTCGCCCCCGACGGCGCCCTGCTGATGGTGACGGATGAGGACAACGGCGCGCTGCTCAGGATATCCCGAGCGCAAGCCCGCAACGGCTGA
- a CDS encoding protein of unknown function DUF6 transmembrane (PFAM: protein of unknown function DUF6 transmembrane~KEGG: rec:RHECIAT_CH0003160 putative transporter protein) encodes MTRVQANLLLLLAAAIWGGGFVAQSTAMKAIGPFWFIGLRFAVATLAVLPFVLFEARKAKEKTSARHAKLYILIGLALFGGAATQQVGLQTTTVTNSSFITGLYVVFVPVIAVFFLRRAPHWIIWPGALMAVSGIYLLSGGHLSALTPGDLLTVVCAVFWAIQITLAGTTVSETGRPLALSATQFAVTAVCALAVAAAVEPVSLSAIRAAAPEILYVGIFSSGVAFVLQVIGQRYTTPSQAAIFLSSEALFGASLAALLLGETMPVTGYAGCALMFISMLVVELVPD; translated from the coding sequence ATGACGCGCGTTCAGGCGAACCTCCTCCTATTGCTTGCAGCCGCCATCTGGGGCGGCGGCTTCGTCGCGCAGTCGACGGCGATGAAGGCGATCGGCCCCTTCTGGTTCATCGGCCTGCGGTTTGCCGTCGCCACGCTGGCCGTACTGCCCTTCGTCCTTTTTGAAGCGCGCAAGGCAAAGGAAAAGACCAGCGCACGCCATGCCAAGCTCTATATCCTGATCGGCCTTGCCCTTTTCGGCGGCGCAGCCACGCAACAGGTCGGCCTGCAGACGACGACGGTGACGAATTCCAGCTTCATCACCGGCCTCTATGTCGTCTTCGTACCTGTTATCGCCGTCTTCTTCCTTCGCCGTGCCCCGCATTGGATCATCTGGCCGGGGGCGCTGATGGCGGTCAGCGGCATCTATCTCCTGTCCGGCGGCCATCTCTCGGCGCTGACACCTGGCGATCTGCTGACCGTCGTCTGTGCCGTCTTCTGGGCGATCCAGATCACCCTTGCCGGCACCACCGTTTCGGAGACAGGAAGGCCGCTTGCGCTCTCCGCCACGCAATTTGCCGTCACCGCAGTCTGTGCGCTGGCCGTTGCCGCAGCCGTCGAACCTGTCAGCCTTTCGGCGATACGGGCCGCTGCGCCGGAGATCCTTTATGTCGGCATCTTCTCCTCGGGCGTGGCTTTCGTGCTGCAGGTGATCGGCCAGCGCTACACCACGCCCTCGCAAGCCGCGATCTTTCTTTCTTCCGAAGCACTCTTCGGTGCCTCGCTTGCCGCACTTCTGCTCGGCGAGACGATGCCGGTAACAGGTTATGCAGGTTGCGCACTAATGTTTATCTCTATGCTTGTGGTCGAGCTCGTGCCGGATTGA
- a CDS encoding conserved hypothetical protein (KEGG: rec:RHECIAT_CH0003159 hypothetical protein), with translation MRGEERKPAGGAVAPGTVGYSGTPLARKLGLAEGQAAALLGIPETIGDINGFDGFASVVHTLPEMPHRAFDYVHLFTTERAALEAIAPALFLVLRPDGMVWISWPKKSSRVSTDITEDVLREVLLPTGLVDVKVCAVDEIWSGLKFVIRKELRGSL, from the coding sequence ATGCGAGGCGAAGAACGGAAGCCGGCCGGCGGTGCGGTGGCGCCTGGGACGGTAGGCTATTCCGGCACGCCGCTCGCCAGGAAACTCGGTCTTGCAGAGGGGCAGGCAGCCGCACTTCTCGGTATTCCCGAAACGATCGGCGACATCAATGGTTTCGACGGTTTTGCTTCGGTCGTCCACACGCTTCCCGAGATGCCTCACCGTGCATTCGACTATGTGCATCTGTTTACGACAGAACGGGCGGCACTGGAGGCCATCGCGCCCGCGCTTTTTCTCGTCCTCAGACCGGACGGGATGGTCTGGATATCCTGGCCGAAGAAGAGTTCACGGGTTTCGACCGATATCACCGAGGACGTGCTGCGGGAGGTTCTGCTCCCAACTGGCCTGGTCGACGTCAAGGTCTGCGCCGTCGACGAGATCTGGTCTGGGTTGAAATTCGTCATCCGCAAGGAACTGCGCGGCTCGCTATGA
- a CDS encoding Vault protein inter-alpha-trypsin domain protein (PFAM: Vault protein inter-alpha-trypsin domain protein; von Willebrand factor type A~SMART: von Willebrand factor type A; Vault protein inter-alpha-trypsin, metazoa~KEGG: rec:RHECIAT_CH0003156 putative vault protein inter-alpha-trypsin domain) gives MFLEDEFIIGRIRARRISVSVLVAVTAFAACIAAMLALASAARAAEPQASAQLAALVRPNDVNSGSLLFPSKEPGFYVEAPRLKTDVAIDVSGPIARVKVTQRFQNPSQGWVEGTYVFPLPDNSAVDALKMQIGERFIEGQIKPRQEAREIYEQAKAEGKKTALLEQQRPNIFTNQVANIGPGETIVVQIEYQQTIHQSGGEFSLRFPMVVAPRYNPAPIVQTVEFNNGAGFATPRDPVENRDKIAAPVLDPRENARINPVSLTVDLRAGFPLGDVKSSFHAVDINQDGDQARTISLKADTVPADKDFELTWKAAAGKMPSAGLFREVIDGKTYLLAFVTPPAAPDTAAPPAKREVVFVIDNSGSMSGPSIEQARQSLALAISKLNPDDRFNVIRFDDTMTDYFKGLVTATPDNREKAIGYVRGLTADGGTEMLPALQAALRNQGPVASGALRQVVFLTDGAIGNEQQLFQEITANRGDARVFTVGIGSAPNTYFMTKAAEMGRGTFTAIGSTDQVASRMGELFAKLQNPAMTDIAATFEGIKAEDITPNPMPDLYSGEPVVLTAQLPENNAGKLQIIGKTGDQPWRVEMDIANAADGSGISKLWARRKIDDFEARAYERQDPAALDKDIETVALAHHLVSRVTSLVAVDVTPSRPADQPLGSAKLPLNLPDGWDFDKVSGENAAPLGGAERHGSATPAGNAGPEQAETQALVASPEIANMMAAAPTAKAATMIAQKSSTVNLPQTATRADEQIIRGLTMLLLALTAASGLAVWRRRLKRIITVGAERDGL, from the coding sequence ATGTTTCTGGAAGATGAGTTTATCATAGGGCGCATTCGTGCGCGCCGAATTTCCGTTTCAGTCCTTGTTGCCGTCACCGCCTTTGCAGCCTGCATCGCCGCGATGCTGGCGCTTGCCTCCGCCGCCCGCGCCGCCGAGCCGCAGGCATCCGCACAGCTCGCAGCGCTTGTCCGGCCGAACGACGTCAATAGCGGCTCGCTGCTCTTTCCGTCGAAGGAGCCTGGCTTCTATGTCGAAGCGCCGCGGCTGAAGACCGATGTCGCCATCGATGTCTCCGGCCCGATCGCCAGGGTGAAGGTGACGCAGCGCTTCCAGAATCCGAGCCAGGGTTGGGTCGAAGGCACCTACGTCTTTCCGCTGCCGGACAATTCCGCCGTTGACGCGCTGAAAATGCAGATCGGCGAACGTTTCATCGAAGGCCAAATCAAGCCCCGCCAGGAAGCCCGCGAGATCTACGAGCAAGCCAAGGCCGAAGGCAAAAAGACGGCGTTGCTCGAACAGCAGCGGCCGAACATCTTCACCAACCAGGTCGCCAATATCGGTCCCGGCGAAACCATCGTCGTCCAGATCGAATACCAGCAGACCATCCACCAGTCGGGTGGCGAGTTCTCGCTGCGCTTCCCGATGGTCGTCGCCCCGCGGTACAATCCGGCGCCGATCGTCCAGACTGTCGAGTTCAACAACGGCGCCGGTTTTGCCACGCCGCGCGACCCGGTGGAAAACCGCGACAAGATCGCTGCCCCCGTGCTTGATCCGCGTGAGAACGCCAGGATCAATCCGGTTTCGCTGACCGTCGACCTCCGGGCTGGTTTCCCGCTCGGCGATGTCAAATCGTCCTTCCATGCGGTCGATATCAACCAGGATGGCGACCAGGCGAGGACGATCAGCCTGAAGGCGGACACCGTTCCCGCCGACAAGGATTTCGAGCTCACCTGGAAGGCCGCCGCCGGCAAGATGCCGAGTGCCGGCCTCTTCCGCGAAGTGATTGATGGTAAGACCTATCTGCTTGCCTTCGTCACCCCGCCCGCGGCCCCGGACACGGCAGCGCCGCCGGCAAAACGCGAGGTGGTCTTTGTCATCGACAATTCCGGCTCCATGTCCGGCCCGTCGATCGAGCAGGCCCGCCAGAGCCTGGCGCTTGCCATCTCCAAGCTGAACCCCGACGACCGCTTCAACGTCATCCGTTTCGACGATACGATGACTGACTATTTCAAGGGTCTCGTCACTGCCACCCCTGACAATCGCGAAAAGGCGATCGGCTATGTCAGAGGCCTGACCGCCGACGGCGGCACGGAAATGCTGCCTGCCTTGCAGGCTGCGCTGCGCAACCAGGGACCGGTCGCAAGCGGAGCGCTGCGCCAGGTCGTGTTCCTGACCGATGGCGCGATCGGCAACGAACAGCAGCTTTTCCAGGAAATCACCGCAAATCGCGGCGATGCCCGGGTCTTCACCGTCGGCATCGGTTCGGCGCCGAACACCTATTTCATGACCAAGGCCGCCGAGATGGGCCGCGGCACCTTCACGGCGATCGGCTCGACCGATCAGGTGGCAAGCCGCATGGGCGAGCTTTTCGCCAAGCTGCAGAACCCAGCCATGACCGATATCGCTGCCACCTTCGAAGGCATCAAAGCCGAAGATATCACGCCGAACCCGATGCCGGACCTCTATAGCGGTGAGCCCGTCGTGCTGACCGCGCAGTTGCCCGAGAACAATGCCGGCAAGCTGCAGATCATCGGCAAGACAGGCGACCAGCCCTGGCGCGTCGAGATGGATATCGCCAACGCCGCCGACGGCAGCGGCATTTCCAAGCTCTGGGCGCGCCGCAAGATCGACGATTTCGAGGCCCGCGCCTATGAGCGTCAGGATCCGGCCGCGCTCGACAAGGATATCGAGACGGTGGCGCTCGCCCATCACCTCGTCTCCCGCGTCACCAGCCTGGTCGCCGTCGATGTCACTCCGTCGCGCCCGGCCGATCAGCCGCTCGGCTCGGCCAAGCTGCCGCTCAACCTGCCGGATGGTTGGGACTTCGATAAAGTCTCCGGCGAAAACGCTGCCCCTCTTGGCGGCGCGGAACGCCATGGCTCGGCTACGCCGGCTGGAAACGCCGGACCGGAGCAGGCCGAAACACAGGCACTTGTCGCATCGCCTGAGATCGCAAACATGATGGCCGCAGCCCCGACTGCCAAGGCGGCCACCATGATCGCGCAGAAGAGCTCGACCGTGAACCTGCCGCAGACGGCGACGCGCGCCGACGAGCAGATCATCCGCGGGCTTACCATGCTGCTCCTGGCGCTGACGGCGGCAAGCGGGCTGGCCGTCTGGCGGCGGCGCCTCAAGCGCATTATCACGGTCGGAGCCGAGCGCGATGGTCTCTAG
- a CDS encoding methyl-accepting chemotaxis sensory transducer (PFAM: chemotaxis sensory transducer; histidine kinase HAMP region domain protein~SMART: chemotaxis sensory transducer; histidine kinase HAMP region domain protein~KEGG: rec:RHECIAT_PC0000478 putative methyl-accepting chemotaxis protein), which yields MQRPSIKVAMVGIFFLLGCLVAAFGYAAISGMRILNEQTEEFSESYLPSVHQAHQIAQARFELGILAANHLLQATQDQKKFAETLVSSQKTKLNEEIKAYEPLITTPHEREIFEKMQAVAKDYDKPLREMMDYSYEGNGQAATGVFATDVKNIADKMTALANDLVKSAMERGQQAHQTSLQVYGSTLNFTFIILLVSLILVAAAAAFAVYAIADLATKITAAMRKLASGDTSVKIPFAGRADEIGAMAAAVEVFRQAAITNARLEEEAETGRNLQEANRIAVQQSAEAAANERLRAATSGIGGGLKRLAAGDLAFQLEEAFAPDFEPLRHDFNQSVQQLGTALSAIVDSISTMDSGTSEIASGAHDLAKRTEQQAASLEETAAALDEITVNVGSSAKLTEEARRVATQANHSAAKSAEVVSDAEDAMRRIEESSQQISNIIGVIDEIAFQTNLLALNAGVEAARAGDAGKGFAVVAQEVRELAQRAARAAKEIKGLIQNSSTEVQSGVKLVRDTRQSLDSIGGLIGQINTHMDAITVAAKEQSVGLSEVNTAVNTMDQVTQQNAAMVEESTAAAATLAQESAKLKQLVAPFKVAAVIRQGSTGPRVYVAEARSPQVDSPARVLGSRVAKAFGEPSVKRGIERLARVLTFASFRDGCGASIAKVFL from the coding sequence GTGCAAAGACCGAGTATCAAAGTGGCCATGGTTGGCATCTTCTTCTTATTAGGATGTCTCGTCGCGGCATTCGGATACGCCGCCATCAGCGGCATGCGGATACTCAACGAGCAGACCGAGGAGTTTAGCGAGAGCTACCTTCCAAGCGTGCATCAGGCTCATCAAATTGCTCAGGCGAGATTCGAGCTAGGCATCTTGGCGGCCAACCATCTGTTGCAGGCAACGCAAGACCAGAAGAAATTTGCAGAAACGCTCGTCTCCTCCCAGAAGACGAAACTGAACGAAGAGATCAAGGCATACGAGCCCCTGATTACGACGCCGCACGAGAGAGAAATCTTTGAAAAAATGCAAGCAGTCGCGAAGGACTATGACAAACCTCTGCGGGAAATGATGGATTATTCTTATGAAGGCAACGGACAAGCCGCCACAGGCGTCTTTGCGACCGATGTTAAGAATATCGCTGATAAAATGACTGCGTTAGCCAATGATCTGGTGAAATCCGCCATGGAAAGAGGTCAGCAGGCTCACCAGACCAGCCTTCAGGTTTATGGCTCGACCCTGAATTTCACTTTCATCATTCTTTTGGTCAGCCTGATCTTGGTCGCAGCCGCCGCGGCTTTTGCCGTGTACGCCATCGCCGACCTGGCCACGAAGATAACGGCCGCGATGCGCAAGCTCGCATCCGGCGACACCAGCGTGAAGATTCCCTTCGCGGGGCGCGCCGACGAGATTGGCGCCATGGCCGCGGCGGTGGAAGTATTCCGCCAGGCCGCGATCACCAATGCTCGCTTGGAAGAAGAAGCTGAGACTGGCCGCAATCTCCAGGAAGCAAATCGCATCGCTGTTCAGCAGTCGGCCGAAGCGGCAGCCAATGAACGTCTCAGGGCGGCAACTTCGGGCATTGGCGGGGGCTTAAAGCGGTTGGCCGCGGGGGATCTCGCCTTCCAGTTGGAGGAAGCATTCGCTCCTGATTTCGAGCCGTTGCGTCACGATTTCAATCAATCGGTGCAGCAGCTCGGGACCGCTCTTTCAGCAATCGTAGACAGCATTTCAACGATGGATAGCGGGACGTCCGAAATTGCGTCAGGCGCTCATGATCTCGCAAAAAGAACCGAACAACAGGCCGCCTCCTTGGAAGAGACCGCAGCAGCCCTGGATGAGATCACGGTCAACGTCGGCTCATCTGCCAAGCTCACGGAGGAAGCACGTCGGGTCGCAACGCAAGCCAATCACAGCGCTGCGAAATCTGCCGAGGTCGTCTCCGACGCCGAGGATGCCATGCGTCGGATCGAGGAAAGCTCGCAACAGATCTCCAACATAATTGGGGTGATCGACGAAATTGCGTTCCAAACGAACCTACTGGCGCTCAACGCTGGCGTGGAAGCCGCGCGCGCGGGCGATGCGGGGAAGGGGTTTGCGGTGGTTGCACAAGAGGTGCGAGAACTCGCCCAGCGCGCTGCACGAGCCGCCAAGGAGATCAAAGGCCTGATTCAGAATTCGTCCACGGAAGTTCAAAGCGGCGTTAAACTCGTCCGCGATACGCGTCAGTCGCTTGACTCGATCGGCGGGCTCATCGGCCAGATCAATACTCATATGGACGCAATCACTGTCGCGGCAAAGGAGCAATCCGTCGGGCTGTCTGAGGTCAACACCGCGGTTAATACGATGGATCAGGTGACGCAGCAGAACGCCGCCATGGTGGAAGAGTCCACAGCAGCTGCCGCTACTCTTGCCCAGGAATCAGCGAAGCTGAAGCAACTGGTCGCGCCCTTCAAGGTCGCTGCGGTTATTCGGCAGGGGTCAACGGGTCCGCGCGTCTATGTTGCGGAGGCGCGGAGCCCGCAGGTTGATTCTCCCGCCAGAGTGTTGGGAAGCAGGGTCGCGAAGGCATTCGGAGAGCCTAGCGTCAAGCGTGGCATTGAACGACTGGCAAGAGTTCTGACGTTTGCCTCGTTTCGCGATGGTTGCGGTGCTTCCATCGCGAAAGTGTTTCTTTGA
- a CDS encoding sortase family protein (TIGRFAM: sortase family protein~PFAM: peptidase C60 sortase A and B~KEGG: ret:RHE_CH03001 hypothetical protein) has protein sequence MVSRLSASQNEEAAEFEPLPTYLELAMAAATAYDRPKPRRRKGFFLWRLSSIEKTIAFAIAGLAFYGLALIGDGFLLKAKAELSQILLKRAFAAELQGKETKPWPWADFTTEAKVRAPRLGKEAIVLSGASGEALAFGPAWLVNTPQPGEEGTSVIAAHRDTHFRWLQYIKPGDTIEVTRRDGKLLTFKAGEGRIAPWDANGIDPSSDGHRLVLTTCWPFNATERGPLRYILEAELVDDQATGSVQPVNTKPLLQVE, from the coding sequence ATGGTCTCTAGGCTCTCTGCAAGCCAGAACGAGGAGGCGGCAGAATTCGAGCCGCTTCCGACCTATCTGGAACTCGCCATGGCCGCCGCCACGGCCTATGACAGGCCGAAGCCTCGCCGGCGGAAGGGGTTCTTCCTCTGGCGTCTTTCCTCGATCGAAAAGACGATCGCCTTTGCCATCGCCGGCCTTGCCTTCTATGGCTTGGCACTGATCGGCGACGGTTTCCTGCTGAAGGCGAAAGCGGAGCTCTCCCAGATCCTGCTGAAACGCGCCTTCGCCGCGGAGTTGCAGGGGAAGGAGACAAAACCCTGGCCCTGGGCGGATTTCACCACGGAGGCCAAGGTGCGCGCGCCGCGCCTCGGCAAGGAGGCGATCGTGCTCTCCGGCGCCTCTGGCGAGGCTCTGGCCTTCGGTCCGGCCTGGCTCGTCAACACGCCGCAGCCCGGCGAGGAAGGCACCTCCGTCATTGCCGCCCATCGCGACACGCATTTCCGCTGGCTGCAATACATAAAGCCCGGCGATACGATCGAGGTCACCCGCCGCGACGGAAAACTATTGACCTTCAAGGCCGGCGAGGGCCGCATCGCCCCGTGGGATGCCAACGGCATCGATCCCTCCTCCGATGGCCACCGCCTGGTGCTGACCACCTGCTGGCCCTTCAATGCCACCGAACGCGGGCCGCTACGCTACATCCTTGAGGCAGAATTGGTCGACGACCAGGCGACGGGCTCGGTTCAACCGGTAAACACAAAGCCGTTATTGCAGGTCGAATGA
- a CDS encoding BA14K family protein (PFAM: BA14K family protein~KEGG: rec:RHECIAT_CH0003163 hypothetical protein): MMNRLAKTLLLTATAAALTLSAIGEASARDRHWRHGNHGNNDAWVGGAVGLATGLIVGSAIANANNGPVYEERRYIDPAYEPDYYEPAPVYRAPRRVYVDQPEYYAPVRTAVEPWSPQWQRYCSYRYRSFDPRSGTYIGNDGRSHFCTAG; the protein is encoded by the coding sequence ATGATGAACAGGCTCGCCAAGACCCTTCTGCTGACGGCAACCGCTGCCGCACTCACGCTTTCCGCCATCGGTGAAGCGTCGGCCCGCGACCGCCACTGGCGCCATGGCAATCACGGCAACAACGATGCGTGGGTCGGCGGCGCCGTCGGCCTTGCCACCGGGCTGATCGTCGGTTCGGCCATCGCCAATGCCAATAACGGTCCGGTTTACGAAGAGCGCCGTTACATCGACCCAGCCTACGAGCCGGATTACTACGAGCCCGCTCCGGTCTATCGCGCGCCGCGCCGCGTCTATGTCGATCAGCCGGAATATTACGCGCCGGTCCGCACGGCGGTAGAGCCCTGGTCGCCGCAATGGCAGCGTTACTGCTCCTACCGCTACCGCTCCTTCGATCCGCGCAGCGGCACCTATATCGGCAATGACGGCCGCAGCCACTTCTGCACCGCCGGCTGA